A section of the Trichomycterus rosablanca isolate fTriRos1 chromosome 6, fTriRos1.hap1, whole genome shotgun sequence genome encodes:
- the LOC134316963 gene encoding uncharacterized protein LOC134316963, whose translation MAVWRCMICFVFVALSIKSLLSHINVTHSRSQDFWVLCGIDGCEQDFRVYNSFYRHLKRTHPLYLATGCPPMAWGTTPTSAALGSENFGASIFSEAATPARTYFVEEQSHGSQIETCMETPPDSHSCIQENNGAGTSVTEPDIGKSAAAFAISVREECHLSQRTVNRVIGGVQQYQATLLDTLRIRMRSVFDRHPETTTQLQNEVLNTFDTFEDPFSTTAYGQNRTICELFSPVCPEEVVVSQKICLVKQGSSKVMAIRNKSFYYVPLIESLKQLLTNSRIFSMLNTVPQRSREGFLYDFSDGSLFTSHPLYSVRPNALQIILYSDEIEICNPLGPHTSSNKLLMVYYSLGNIDPKFRSKLAAIRLLAIAKSVDVSKWGIDVILQRIIKDLILLYNGVKVETPHGEMDLFGAVIAVCGDTLAQHELAGFKEGVGFAYSKCRHCECTFEDMQIYFDENNFVRRTLERHIRQCLEIDKASTDTLKSSLKTTYGINRKSRLIDVPAFDLIRQTPQDIMHVIFEGVAPMEMKLVLKRLILSGNLELDVFNSAIQNFPYSPLDIRDKPCPVSVSTLTASDNKLKQSCGQMLILLKVLPFILYDLDDEYVTFIVKLIEIVQIVLAPIISLQTVIRLKLMIEEHLSQFKHLFPETNVIPKQHYMLHLPSQIQSLGPLIRTMCMRFEAKHSYFKQWAPKLNFKNVCKSLAKHNQFLECCQHEIGIEHPIFATERELGPVTDISNTDYVKAKFRDFFNMDISQSVVSVKWLILNGNKYISGKSLIIADVNDTLPVFGLVKDIFLVDSSFVAFEYQRYETLHFDNNLLAYEVAVPAIAQATELVHELLDHTSYFPVNFKDSVFVPIKYTLCDVLVHRNGPGDV comes from the exons ATGGCAGTGTGGCGGTGTATGATCTGTTTCGTTTTTGTTGCGTTAAGTATAAAATCGCTCCTCAGCCACATAAATGTCACGCATAGCCGTAGTCAAGATTTTTGGGTTCTGTGTGGAATTGATGGTTGTGAACAAGATTTTAGAGTTTACAACTCATTTTATCGCCATCTTAAACGAACACACCCTTTGTATTTGGCGACCGGATGCCCACCAATGGCATGGGGGACAACACCTACTTCAGCTGCACTTGGGTCAGAGAACTTTGGTGCATCTATTTTTTCTGAAGCCGCTACTCCTGCAAGAACGTACTTTGTGGAGGAACAGTCACACGGCAGTCAAATTGAAACTTGTATGGAAACTCCTCCTGATTCCCATTCTTGTATTCAG GAAAATAATGGAGCTGGAACATCTGTAACCGAACCGGATATTGGCAAGTCTGCGGCAGCTTTTGCAATCAGTGTCCGGGAAGAATGCCATCTGTCACAG AGGACCGTCAACAGAGTCATTGGAGGGGTGCAACAGTACCAAGCAACTCTCTTGGATACATTAAGGATAAGAATGAGAAGCGTTTTTGACAGACATCCAGAGACAACCACTCAGCTTCAAAATGAGgttctgaatacttttgatactttcgAAGATCCTTTCTCAACCACAGCATATGGACAGAATAGGACTATTTGTGAACTCTTCAGTCCAGTCTGCCCAGAGGAAGTAGTTGTCTCTCAGAAGATTTGTTTGGTTAAGCAAGGTAGTTCAAAGGTTATGGCCATAAGAAACAAAAGTTTTTACTATGTACCACTAATtgaaagtctaaagcagctactgACCAATTCCAGAATTTTCTCCATGTTGAACACTGTACCACAGAGAAGCAGAGAGGGATTCTTGTATGACTTTTCAGATGGGTCTCTTTTTACATCTCATCCTTTATATTCTGTGAGGCCTAATGCTTTGCAGATCATTTTGTACTCAGACGAGATTGAAATATGTAACCCTTTAGGGCCCCATACTTCTTCAAATAAGTTGTTAATGGTTTACTACAGTTTAGGTAATATTGATCCAAAATTTAGGTCCAAGTTAGCAGCAATACGACTCCTTGCTATTGCAAAATCTGTTGATGTTTCTAAATGGGGTATAGATGTTATTTTACAAAGAATTATAAAAGATCTTATTCTGCTTTATAACGGTGTCAAGGTTGAAACACCACATGGTGAAATGGACTTGTTTGGAGCTGTGATAGCAGTATGTGGAGATACACTTGCTCAACATGAGCTTGCTGGCTTTAAAGAAGGGGTTGGCTTTGCCTATAGCAAGTGCAGACACTGTGAATGCACCTTTGAGGATATGCAAATATATTTTGATGAGAATAATTTTGTCAGAAGAACACTAGAAAGGCATATTAGGCAATGTCTTGAAATAGACAAGGCAAGCACAGATACTTTAAAGTCCTCCCTCAAAACTACTTACGGAATTAATAGAAAAAGCAGACTTATTGATGTTCCTGCATTTGACCTAATCAGGCAAACTCCACAGGACATAATGCATGTCATTTTTGAAGGTGTTGCACCAATGGAAATGAAGCTTGTGTTAAAACGTCTTATACTGTCAGGTAATCTAGAATTAGATGTGTTCAATTCAGCCATTCAGAATTTTCCTTACTCGCCTCTTGATATACGTGATAAACCTTGCCCTGTTAGTGTCAGCACTTTGACAGCAAGTGACAACAAATTGAAACAATCATGTGGGCAAATGTTAATACTGTTAAAAGTATTACCTTTTATTCTGTATGACTTGGACGATGAGTATGTTACATTTATTGTTAAGCTGATTGAAATTGTACAGATTGTTCTTGCTCCTATTATTTCTTTACAGACAGTAATACGGCTTAAACTTATGATTGAAGAACACCTTAGTCAGTTCAAACATTTATTTCCCGAAACTAATGTAATACCCAAGCAACATTACATGTTGCATTTGCCCAGTCAAATTCAATCCCTTGGTCCTTTAATAAGAACTATGTGCATGCGGTTTGAGGCCAAGCACAGTTATTTCAAACAGTGGGCTCCAAAGttgaattttaaaaatgtgtgtaaGTCACTTGCCAAACATAATCAATTTCTTGAATGTTGTCAACATGAAATTGGCATTGAACATCCCATTTTTGCAACCGAGAGAGAATTGGGGCCTGTTACTGATATTTCAAATACTGATTATGTTAAGGCCAAATTTAGAGATTTTTTTAATATGGACATCAGTCAATCTGTTGTCTCTGTGAAGTGGCTAATTCTCAatggaaataaatacatcagtgggaagtctcTGATTATTGCAGATGTGAATGATACTTTGCCTGTGTTTGGACTGGTGAAAGACATCTTTTTAGTAGATTCTTCTTTTGTTGCTTTTGAGTATCAGCGTTATGAAACATTGCATTTTGATAACAATTTGTTGGCATATGAAGTTGCAGTTCCTGCTATTGCCCAGGCGACAGAATTGGTGCATGAGCTTTTAGATCACACCTCATATTTTCCAGTAAATTTTAAGGATAGTGTGTTTGTGCCAATAAAATATACTCTCTGTGATGTCCTTGTACATAGGAACGGCCCTGGGGATGTATAA
- the LOC134316964 gene encoding uncharacterized protein LOC134316964 → MDDLDETTLSVLRAANIDEEVLKTLSREDLKDLFPGPENFLKRKKLWDMIGPKDGDPDQNRGSGNVSATCAVLTSQPQTSTPVHEITAKTVKLPDPPEYVVYTDSELDMVRSQYFDLLRNGKEKVCKMSKELSCRLIRNTITSMVAILRASPLGKEERYPSKLELRAMSQKIVDYYPMLRDTSDLPYLTIYSKMYKRLQNMKSPRKRQGPKPQRGSAKRSLFETSTEEEGTASSSASTASTVILPESDVSNDDLSPEHQDSLKMQARHYKTLFNMYSKPNSKPNPSDVAQILDLEFDGRRAFIDSSVLKEEDRIAKIFEAYPCFKDPQNAMDELRRILGGTNPKYIDETKKRWENFCANVQFYGVWKKVLKPPIPLNMHDADFTIAILTGLPSLFPSPTSPPKRLGNPSEALLHVLQAREDPSLYLEKRPLTSPVLLFDGKVCILAMGNVPVSTIPKEEFFDGMLMLMAYYYTMHLMYPKCVATLLSVIQTEVLCDAIHDRDATGAYKRAMVEWKSFIEK, encoded by the exons ATGGATGATTTAGACGAGACTACACTGTCGGTGCTACGGG CTGCAAATATTGATGAGGAGGTTCTGAAAACCCTAAGTCGGGAAGATTTGAAAGACCTCTTTCCTGGACCAGAGAATTTTCTGAAGAGGAAGAAATTATGGGACATGATTGGTCCAAAG GATGGTGATCCTGATCAAAACCGAGGAAGTGGGAATGTGTCAGCTACCTGTGCAGTGTTGACAAGCCAGCCTCAGACCTCTACCCCTGTTCATGAAATCACAGCCAAAACGGTGAAACTGCCAGACCCACcagagtatgtagtgtacactGACTCAGAGTTGGACATGGTGCGCAGCCAGTATTTTGATTTGCTCCGCAATGGAAAGGAAAAAGTTTGCAAGATGTCAAAGGAGCTAAGTTGTAGGCTCATCAGAAACACAATCACCAGCATGGTTGCCATCCTGCGTGCTAGTCCTCTGGGAAAAGAGGAAAGATACCCCTCAAAACTTGAGCTGAGAGCAATGTCACAGAAGATCGTTGACTATTACCCTATGCTACGTGACACTTCAGATCTGCCATAT CTGACGATTTACTCTAAAATGTATAAACGACTGCAAAATATGAAGTCTCCAAGAAAGAGGCAGGGCCCAAAGCCACAAAGAGGGTCTGCAAAGAGATCACTCTTTGAAACAagtacagaagaagaaggtaCTGCAAGTTCTTCAGCTTCAACTGCTTCAACTGTCATTCTTCCAGAGAGCGATGTCAGCAATGATGACTTAAGTCCAG AACATCAGGACAGTCTGAAAATGCAGGCAAGGCACTACAAAACACTCTTCAATATGTACAGCAAACCCAACTCAAAACCCAACCCAAGTGATGTTGCTCAAATTTTGGACCTTGAGTTTGATGGAAGGCGGGCCTTCATTGACTCAAGTGTGTTGAAGGAGGAAGACAGGATTGCGAAGATATTTGAAGCATATCCATGTTTCAAAGACCCTCAAAAT GCAATGGATGAGCTGCGTCGCATCTTGGGTGGCACCAACCCCAAATACATTGATGAAACAAAGAAAAGATGGGAAAACTTCTGTGCCAATGTCCAGTTCTATGGTGTGTGGAAGAAAGTCCTGAAACCCCCTATACCCTTGAATATGCATGATG CGGATTTCACCATTGCCATTTTGACTGGTCTCCCATCACTATTTCCCTCACCAACTTCGCCACCAAAACGGCTCGGGAATCCCAGTGAAGCACTATTGCATGTCCTTCAG gCAAGGGAGGATCCATCGCTTTACTTGGAGAAGCGTCCTCTCACCAGTCCAGTGTTACTGTTTGATGGAAAGGTCTGCATCCTTGCCATGGGAAACGTACCTGTAAGCACCATACCAAAGGAGGAGTTCTTTGATGGGATGTTGATGTTAATGGCATACTACTACACGATGCACCTGATGTACCCAAAATGTGTTGCAACCCTCCTCTCGGTCATTCAAACTGAGGTACTGTGTGATGCGATCCATGATCGAGATGCTACAGGTGCATATAAGAGGGCAATGGTGGAGTGGAAATCATTTATTGAGAAGTAG